A genomic stretch from Sulfurihydrogenibium azorense Az-Fu1 includes:
- a CDS encoding IS481 family transposase — MKGIIGTPMYMTTLFPKKLSNKIKDIPLTKEAKKRLKWIQHYQDTKNISKTCRYFGISRTTFYKWFERYKKDGLEGLLDRPKTPKNTRKPTIRNQYREQIIKVRKQNPTWSKEKISAYLQEEKNIKVSPSTVYKVLKEEGLIERTKSIKIQNKRKKSIKKKRTKRGLQAQAPGDVVQIDVKHLNIAGATYYQFTAIDKYSRFCFARVYESKNSKKTKEFYIELNEYFEFEIKRVQTDNGSEFLGEFNKYLTDIGVEHYFSYPRSPKTNGVVERLIRTIEEELWLIEGLDYTLEEMNKKLRKYVRKYNFIRPHHSLGYKRPADIVYGV; from the coding sequence ATGAAAGGTATTATAGGAACCCCTATGTATATGACAACACTCTTTCCTAAAAAACTATCAAACAAGATTAAAGACATTCCTTTAACAAAAGAAGCCAAAAAAAGACTAAAATGGATACAGCACTACCAAGATACAAAAAATATATCCAAAACCTGCAGATACTTCGGAATATCAAGAACTACCTTCTATAAATGGTTTGAAAGATACAAAAAAGACGGACTTGAAGGACTTCTTGATAGACCTAAAACACCAAAAAACACAAGAAAACCAACTATAAGAAATCAGTACAGAGAACAAATAATAAAAGTCAGGAAACAAAACCCAACTTGGAGCAAAGAAAAAATATCGGCATATCTACAAGAAGAAAAAAACATAAAAGTATCACCATCTACAGTGTATAAAGTATTAAAAGAAGAAGGATTAATAGAGAGAACAAAATCAATTAAAATACAAAACAAAAGAAAAAAGAGTATAAAGAAGAAAAGGACAAAAAGAGGCTTGCAAGCACAAGCCCCAGGGGATGTAGTACAAATAGACGTAAAACACCTGAACATCGCAGGTGCAACATATTACCAATTCACAGCTATAGATAAGTATAGCAGATTTTGTTTTGCACGGGTATATGAAAGTAAAAATTCAAAGAAAACAAAAGAATTTTATATTGAGTTAAATGAGTATTTTGAATTTGAGATAAAGAGGGTACAAACAGATAACGGGAGTGAGTTTTTAGGGGAGTTTAACAAGTATTTAACGGATATAGGAGTGGAGCATTACTTTAGCTATCCAAGGAGTCCAAAGACTAATGGTGTTGTAGAAAGATTGATAAGGACAATAGAAGAGGAGTTATGGTTGATAGAGGGATTAGATTACACATTAGAGGAGATGAATAAGAAGTTAAGGAAGTATGTAAGGAAGTACAATTTTATAAGGCCACATCATTCTTTAGGATACAAAAGACCAGCAGACATTGTTTATGGAGTATGA
- a CDS encoding trimeric intracellular cation channel family protein, producing the protein MEITKEIFYIMNIIGIVAFAMTGSLKAIKEGLDLLGITVLGVMTALGGGITRDLLINTVPNALKSLTDMSVALLGVWLAIIIYKVAKGDIGNKYYILIPDAIGLSAFTTTGALIAYNADVSFFGIVILATLTGVGGGIISDLLLGKVPSVLRDDFYASCSIIGSIGFYITITLTQDLTVSAIVCSLMVLMIRIVAILYNWRLPKFQ; encoded by the coding sequence ATGGAAATAACTAAAGAGATATTCTACATAATGAATATTATAGGTATAGTGGCCTTTGCTATGACAGGGTCGTTAAAGGCAATAAAGGAAGGCTTAGACTTACTTGGTATAACAGTTTTAGGTGTAATGACTGCACTTGGAGGTGGTATAACCAGAGATTTACTTATAAACACTGTTCCAAACGCTTTAAAGTCTTTAACAGATATGAGTGTAGCCCTGCTTGGGGTATGGCTTGCAATAATAATTTACAAAGTAGCAAAAGGAGATATAGGAAATAAATACTACATACTTATACCAGATGCCATAGGTTTGTCAGCTTTTACAACAACCGGAGCTCTCATAGCTTACAACGCAGACGTTTCATTTTTTGGTATCGTTATACTTGCAACCTTAACAGGAGTAGGAGGAGGAATAATAAGCGACCTTCTACTTGGAAAAGTCCCATCAGTTTTAAGAGATGACTTTTATGCAAGCTGTAGTATAATTGGCTCAATAGGTTTTTATATAACAATAACCCTAACCCAAGACCTTACAGTATCTGCAATAGTGTGTAGTTTAATGGTGTTAATGATAAGGATAGTAGCTATACTATACAACTGGAGACTTCCTAAGTTTCAATGA
- the sfsA gene encoding DNA/RNA nuclease SfsA: protein MIILNSSEIGKPVSGTFLYRKNRFVGVCLLDGKEVSFHISDTGRLKEILTQGREILLLKSKQHNKLPYKLLAAKMEEGFVLINTSLHSKIGKKIIQMGLLGFKPSKIKSEIVYKDSRLDFLVDDKLYIELKGCNLLVDNRCLFPDAPTTRGLKHLKHLIEIKKEGFEAAIMILSLRECDTFLPNYNTDPNFSKIFETALKEGVKFYGFKVKFDNNFNIVYNGELEVDKQLWK, encoded by the coding sequence ATGATAATACTTAACTCGTCAGAGATTGGCAAACCAGTTAGTGGAACATTTTTATACAGGAAAAACAGGTTTGTTGGTGTTTGTCTGTTAGATGGTAAAGAAGTTAGCTTTCATATATCTGATACAGGAAGATTAAAAGAGATCCTTACACAAGGAAGGGAAATTTTACTTTTAAAAAGTAAACAACATAATAAACTTCCCTATAAACTCCTTGCTGCAAAGATGGAAGAAGGTTTTGTTTTAATTAACACTTCTCTCCACTCAAAAATAGGTAAAAAAATTATACAGATGGGACTACTTGGCTTTAAACCAAGTAAAATAAAGTCTGAGATAGTTTATAAAGATAGTAGGTTAGATTTTTTAGTTGATGATAAATTGTACATAGAGCTAAAAGGATGTAATCTTTTGGTAGATAACCGTTGTCTTTTTCCAGATGCTCCTACAACAAGAGGTTTAAAACATTTAAAACATCTTATAGAGATAAAAAAAGAGGGTTTTGAAGCTGCCATTATGATTTTATCTTTAAGGGAGTGTGATACTTTCCTTCCTAACTATAACACAGACCCAAACTTTTCTAAAATTTTTGAAACTGCTTTAAAAGAAGGTGTAAAATTTTACGGTTTTAAAGTAAAGTTTGATAATAACTTTAACATAGTTTACAACGGAGAGTTAGAGGTTGATAAGCAGTTATGGAAATAA
- the ruvB gene encoding Holliday junction branch migration DNA helicase RuvB, with amino-acid sequence MEKIELSVRPKFLDDFIGQDEVKRQLKVFIEAAKLKNKPLDHVILSGPPGLGKTTLASVIANEMGSNIKITSAPVLEKKGDLIGLLTSLKDNDILFIDEIHRLSPSLEEILYSAMEDFKVDVILGGGSGRKGRSAKAIRLDLAKFTLIGATTRVGMLSSPLMSRFGIVLNLDFYDEDSLSKIILRTATINNIPITQEGALEIAKHSKGTPRIANKLLSRVYDYAVIHGNKVIDKEVANQALRFLSIQELGIDSLSLKYLKTLVIQFNGGPVGLNTISFAISEDKRTIEEVIEPYLLKIGFIKRTAKGRVALKPAFEFLNLDDNT; translated from the coding sequence ATGGAAAAGATTGAGTTGTCAGTAAGACCAAAATTTTTAGATGATTTTATTGGGCAAGATGAGGTAAAAAGACAACTTAAAGTATTTATAGAAGCTGCAAAGTTAAAAAACAAACCTCTTGACCATGTTATTCTCTCTGGACCTCCCGGACTTGGTAAAACAACCCTTGCATCAGTAATAGCTAATGAGATGGGAAGTAATATAAAGATAACCTCAGCTCCTGTTTTAGAGAAAAAAGGCGATTTAATAGGACTTCTTACTTCTTTAAAAGATAATGATATTCTATTTATAGATGAGATTCATAGACTATCTCCAAGTCTGGAAGAGATACTTTACTCTGCTATGGAAGATTTTAAGGTTGATGTTATACTTGGAGGAGGGTCTGGAAGGAAAGGAAGGTCTGCAAAAGCAATTAGACTTGACCTTGCAAAATTTACACTTATAGGTGCAACTACAAGGGTTGGTATGCTTTCATCTCCTTTGATGTCAAGGTTTGGAATAGTTTTAAACCTTGATTTTTACGATGAAGACTCTCTATCAAAAATAATCTTAAGAACTGCCACTATCAACAATATCCCAATCACACAAGAAGGAGCTTTAGAGATTGCAAAACACTCAAAAGGAACTCCAAGAATTGCCAATAAACTTTTAAGCAGAGTTTACGATTACGCTGTTATCCATGGAAATAAAGTTATTGATAAAGAAGTTGCAAATCAGGCTTTGAGATTTTTATCAATTCAGGAGCTGGGAATAGACAGTTTAAGTCTAAAGTATTTAAAAACTCTTGTTATCCAGTTTAACGGTGGACCTGTAGGATTAAACACAATCTCTTTTGCCATATCAGAAGATAAAAGAACAATAGAAGAAGTTATAGAGCCCTACCTACTAAAAATAGGTTTTATCAAAAGAACAGCAAAAGGAAGAGTAGCACTAAAACCAGCCTTTGAGTTTTTAAATTTAGATGATAATACTTAA
- the prmC gene encoding peptide chain release factor N(5)-glutamine methyltransferase: MKLKTLFEMVVNILKKADIENPQLEALIILQEILKIPKHKIFTDPDLEIKDYQEAINVALQRSKKVPLGYLIKKKEFFGLEFYIEEGVLIPRPETEVLVEKVLHQLENLKNPLGLEVGVGSGCISVSLLYNKKDLKMYALDISEKALKITKINAEKYDLLDRLTLIKFDVMKDDVKDLNLDRLDFVVSNPPYISEDEYESLPEEVKKEPKEALISGKVGTEFYEKIVEKFKNYLKEYGFFAFEIGINQAEKVKSILERNGFKNIKIYKDLAGIDRVLIASKI, encoded by the coding sequence ATGAAGTTAAAAACTTTGTTTGAGATGGTAGTTAATATATTAAAAAAAGCAGATATTGAAAACCCTCAACTTGAAGCTCTTATAATACTCCAAGAAATCCTTAAAATTCCAAAACATAAAATCTTCACAGACCCAGATTTAGAAATAAAAGATTATCAAGAAGCTATTAATGTAGCATTACAAAGGTCAAAAAAAGTTCCCCTTGGGTATCTAATAAAAAAGAAAGAGTTTTTTGGACTTGAGTTTTACATAGAAGAAGGAGTTTTAATCCCTCGCCCGGAAACAGAAGTGTTAGTTGAGAAAGTGTTGCACCAGTTAGAAAACTTAAAAAATCCATTAGGTCTTGAGGTAGGAGTAGGGAGTGGTTGTATATCTGTATCTTTACTGTATAACAAAAAAGATTTAAAAATGTATGCTTTAGATATATCAGAAAAAGCCTTAAAAATAACAAAGATAAACGCAGAAAAGTACGATCTTTTAGACAGACTTACTTTGATAAAATTTGATGTTATGAAAGATGATGTAAAAGACTTAAACTTAGACAGACTTGATTTTGTAGTTTCAAACCCTCCTTACATATCAGAAGATGAGTATGAAAGTCTTCCAGAAGAGGTAAAAAAAGAACCAAAAGAAGCTCTAATATCAGGTAAAGTTGGGACAGAATTTTACGAAAAGATAGTAGAAAAATTTAAAAATTATTTAAAAGAATACGGATTTTTTGCCTTTGAGATAGGAATAAATCAAGCAGAAAAGGTAAAAAGCATCTTAGAAAGAAATGGCTTTAAAAATATAAAAATCTACAAAGACCTTGCAGGAATAGATAGAGTTTTAATTGCAAGTAAAATATAA